A stretch of Phragmites australis chromosome 12, lpPhrAust1.1, whole genome shotgun sequence DNA encodes these proteins:
- the LOC133887267 gene encoding root phototropism protein 2-like, protein MQSLYIGGHGSKDCLPKRRQEKRREEPMQASSGNSSRFPASMEMERICQWVSSTEIPTDLTIRIGDSVFPLHKAVMVPKCGYISRAVAAARKDPPATVELDLSALPGGADAFEKAARYCYGAKFEITAPNAAGLRCAAAFLDMQQPADGGLARRVEEFLAQTGLRTLPSAVAVLRSCEGLLPAAEELGIVRRSSDAVALKICNEVLFPTRSPPGWWVAELASLSPASFQKVVTALRCRRADPEVLATAATAYAELVLAEVLADPRDRESRALLESVVTVLPSATDAPLPAAFLCRLLHAAVSTEASAKTCRDLELRVAAVLDQATAGDLLAVALDGAGDRVTNTDTVRRVIAAFVERQAASEGGANGRSRRASLSGAELGSVALEKVAKTVDEVAAELATEEALPISKFVAVAGAVPKGARASHDCLYRAVDIYLKTHPALDEIEREKVCSVMDPLKLSYQGRLHASQNKRLPLQAALSALYYDQLELRSEAGADDGGWEWDRQSAAGKARAQARADASLAQENEALRSELARMRAYVSGMQHSKGSGSRASPAKKASFLGSVSRTLSRLNPFKGGWAKDTSSIADGRHRNTMHDHHVGKPKRRRFSIG, encoded by the exons ATGCAATCTCTATATATCGGAGGGCATGGATCGAAGGACTGCCTCCCGAAGAGAAgacaagagaagagaagagaagagccCATGCAGGCCTCCAGCGGCAACAGCTCACGCTTCCCTGCTTCCATGGAGATGGAGAGGATCTGCCAGTG GGTGTCCTCGACGGAGATCCCCACCGACCTGACCATCCGGATCGGCGACTCCGTCTTCCCTCTCCACAAG GCGGTCATGGTGCCCAAGTGCGGTTACATCAGCAGGGCCGTCGCCGCGGCGAGGAAAGATCCACCGGCCACCGTCGAGCTCGACCTCTCCGCGCTGCCGGGCGGCGCCGACGCGTTCGAGAAGGCCGCGCGGTACTGCTACGGCGCCAAATTCGAGATAACCGCGCCCAACGCGGCCGGGCTCCGCTGCGCCGCCGCGTTCCTCGACATGCAGCAGCCCGCTGACGGCGGCCTGGCGCGTCGCGTGGAGGAGTTCCTCGCGCAGACCGGGCTGCGCACGCTGCCGAGCGCCGTGGCCGTGCTGCGCTCCTGCGAGGGCCTCCTCCCGGCCGCGGAGGAGCTCGGCATCGTGCGGCGTTCCTCTGACGCCGTCGCGCTCAAGATTTGCAACGAGGTGTTGTTCCCGACGAGGTCCCCGCCGGGGTGGTGGGTGGCTGAGCTCGCGTCCCTCTCGCCGGCGTCCTTCCAAAAGGTCGTCACCGCGCTGCGCTGCCGCCGCGCCGACCCGGAGGTGCTTGCCACCGCGGCCACCGCCTACGCGGAGCTCGTGCTGGCCGAAGTCCTCGCCGACCCCCGAGACAGGGAAAGCCGCGCGCTTCTCGAGTCCGTCGTGACCGTGCTCCCTTCCGCCACCGACGCGCCACTCCCGGCCGCTTTCCTCTGCCGCCTCCTCCACGCCGCAGTGAGCACCGAAGCCTCCGCCAAGACATGCCGCGACCTGGAGCTCCGCGTCGCGGCGGTGCTCGACCAGGCCACCGCAGGGGACCTGCTGGCCGTCGCGCTCGACGGCGCCGGAGACCGCGTCACAAACACCGACACCGTCCGGCGCGTCATCGCCGCCTTCGTCGAGAGACAAGCGGCGTCGGAGGGCGGCGCGAACGGCCGGAGCCGGAGAGCGTCTCTGTCCGGGGCAGAGCTCGGTTCGGTCGCGCTGGAGAAGGTGGCGAAGACGGTGgacgaggtggcggcggagttAGCGACGGAGGAGGCGCTGCCGATCTCCAAGTTCGTGGCCGTGGCCGGCGCGGTGCCCAAGGGCGCGCGGGCGTCGCACGACTGCCTGTACCGCGCCGTGGACATCTACCTCAAGACGCACCCGGCGCTGGACGAGATCGAGCGGGAGAAGGTGTGCAGCGTGATGGACCCGCTGAAGCTGTCGTACCAGGGGCGCCTCCACGCGTCGCAGAACAAGCGGCTCCCGCTCCAGGCCGCGCTCAGCGCGCTCTACTACGACCAGCTCGAGCTCCGCAGCGAAGCCGGCGCCGACGACGGCGGGTGGGAGTGGGACAGGCAGTCGGCCGCCGGGAAGGCTCGCGCGCAGGCGAGAGCGGACGCGTCGCTGGCCCAGGAGAACGAGGCGCTGCGGTCGGAGCTGGCCCGGATGCGGGCGTACGTGTCGGGGATGCAGCACAGCAAGGGGAGCGGGTCGAGGGCGTCGCCGGCGAAGAAGGCGAGCTTCTTGGGGTCGGTGTCGCGAACGTTGAGCCGGCTGAACCCGTTCAAAGGCGGGTGGGCCAAGGACACGTCCAGCATCGCCGATGGACGCCACAGGAATACGATGCATGATCATCATGTGGGCaagcccaagaggaggaggttCTCCATAGGTTAA